The Weissella confusa DNA window GCGTAGTCTGTGCGATGTGTATCTTGAAATGGAGCGTAAACATGGACAAACAACTACAACCGCACGAATTCGTTGCAATCAAAGAACAAGTCATCATCTTGAACAAGGCGTTTAACTCAGTTAACGACAAGAATGTTAAGTCTGTCGTGCAGGCTGATGTTATTGAAACGGTTAAGAACATTTTGCCAGACACGGATGTCGCCAATGAGTTCTTGGCGCAATTGCCTGAAATTGCAATGTCGAAGCAACGTGCTGAACATGCGTTTAAGCAACTTGAAGAATTGGTGACGCCGTTCCCTGAGTTGAGCGCAAATCAACTTGGCAAGTTGTTCAAGAAGGTTAAGAAGCTACCTGAACCTAAGTGGGAAAACATGAATCGTCATGAAATGACCTACTTAGGTTGGAATGACAATGGTAGCCAAAAGAAGTACATCGTCGCACCACGCGATGGTAAGTTGGTGGGCATCTATGGTGATTTCGATCCAAAGCCGTTGAACGGATTGTGTGCCATCTGTCACCAACTAGGAACTGTTTCAATGTTCCTATCAAAGGTGAAGTCACGAGGTGCTGAAGGTAATTATACGAAGCGCGGTAATCTTATTTGCCGTGATAGCTCACTTTGCAATGCGCAATTGAGCAGCCTTGACTACCTTGCAAGCTTTGTCGAAACGACGCTTGTTAAGTAAGAATAGCTAACTAATGAACGACCTGACTGGCAAGCAACGTCTCAGGTCGTTTTGTTGTATACTACCTGTATTCAAACGGGTACGAGGAGTAATATCATGCAACTCAAATTAGATCAAGATGGTTTTATTGATGAAGCGTTGGTGGACGATGTGCGAGCTGGCTTATCGACGGCTGGGACGGCATTGGGGCCAATCAACAAGCGGACGTTGAAGCGTAATCGCCAACAATTTAGAGACTTAACGGCATCATTTGCTAAGCAAACTGAATGGGTGAATGCCCAACAATTAAGCGCAGCAATTTTGGATGATGTGTATTTGGTGACTAACAAGCCAACGATTGCATGGGACGTCGAAGATGTGTTGCTTGGATTGACCTTTACAATTGGGTCGCATGATCAATTTCAAGCATTGGATGATGAAACAATCATTGCATTCACGACAGATTTGCTACAATTCTTGGCTTTGAATGGAATGGTACAAGTTGATTTGGCGCCGAGCCTTGCTGAACAATGGGTGGTTGCTGAATTAGCCGCCTACCGCGAAAACTTGGCTAACGAGTCACTGACCGACGAGGCGACACAAACGACCGATACGATTAAGCCGTTGTTGGCTAAGCTGGCCACACAATCCCAATTTGTGGCACTGGACAGTGCCGTACAAGAGTCGATGGTGACGACAATGCTACCGCTGTTCGCTGATATGATGCGTGAAATTGCCCATGAACCACTCGGCAAGTGGA harbors:
- a CDS encoding FusB/FusC family EF-G-binding protein, whose amino-acid sequence is MDKQLQPHEFVAIKEQVIILNKAFNSVNDKNVKSVVQADVIETVKNILPDTDVANEFLAQLPEIAMSKQRAEHAFKQLEELVTPFPELSANQLGKLFKKVKKLPEPKWENMNRHEMTYLGWNDNGSQKKYIVAPRDGKLVGIYGDFDPKPLNGLCAICHQLGTVSMFLSKVKSRGAEGNYTKRGNLICRDSSLCNAQLSSLDYLASFVETTLVK